Genomic window (Nymphalis io chromosome 28, ilAglIoxx1.1, whole genome shotgun sequence):
ttcgccgattaattttttattataacaatgacattatttattatttaattttgacatttttaataattactgatgatttttgttacttttaatttaaatttgattagattgaatctggacgtatgtgtattctaccaacccgcattggagcagcgtggtggaataaactctaatacttctcctcaaaaaaagggagaggaggcccttagcccagcagtgggacataaacaggctgttactactgaatctggaagtgctatgtacacttgtaattgacatgcatattagatatactattattgttttctaaaataattcttttcaatgtttatatgtatgttgtaagcgtgctattacaattaaataaataaaatacaaaaaaaaaacttttcaccgaatttcaaaaaatattcggGGCCTCCGAGCCTTTACAGGATAAGTAAAATGtcgtcatttatattataaatattaatttgttgtttattatcTGTAAGGTTTAATGATGACGTACTAGCAACATCACGTAAGTGATTGATAGTGTATTACGTCACGTGTCAATCCGGATAAAACTTCAACGTCAGTAATAGAATCTGGCCATTATTAGTTTGGCGAATTAATTAAAAGTCTATTAGGGGTTGCAAATGACAATGCTATTTGAAGGGGGCTGAAGAACGATGTATCTCTTAAACTAATTATCGTTTTaatcgaattatatatataaatgtaaactgTAACTTTCTGTTTCTCATATATATCGCTTCTACTCTggtaatttcatcgaaatcagTTTGTACATTATACTCgagttatttatctatttaaaatactttacaaaCCAACAAATTTTCAACAGTTTTAACAAAAAGCAGACAAAATGTCATGATACATTCTATACCAGTCTAACTTAAGGATAAATAGATATTCATGAAggaataatacaaaaacaatgatagcaaaattatatgaatgcatatatatacacttatgtatattaaaaacagtCAAGCTTCACACCATAGCTGCTTGACCGTTTTtggtaaaactttattttaaaaggttatgattaaacttaaaaatataaaagtattttgcaGGTCTTAGGTAAATCATATGCCCCTTTCTGAAGTgtacgcaaaatttcatgatgatcagttaaGCAGTTATGGCTTGAAAACgtgacaaacaaactcacttatatataatattagcatttataatattagtaagaatgcATATACAAAGAGTGTGGTAGCCCAGTGGACAGCacacgtgaatgttaaccgaagaTCGCGGTTTTAAATCTGGTCAAGTATCCCTGAGTGTTCATgaggttattaatatataattttacatgcCTAGTtcagtaagtaaataatagtaaattgaACCATTCGTTTGAAAATAGTTTTCACGATAAATCGTGACCATAGAATAGAATAAGTGTTTATTCATAACAGTTTATGTAAACACTATGAGGAATAAATTCGTACCTAAACATATTAAAGAAAAGTAAATCCTCTCCTTATGAGGAAATGGTTTCGAGCTTAGTCCAATgttggtagatacacatgtgacagaatttcaatgaaattagacacatgcaggtttgctcacgatgtttttcttatcGCAGGCACAAaatgataaacacaaattaagcatacgaAAATACTAAGACTATACaacaaataatttgaaacaaCAATAAACAGAAACGAGTCAGTATGCGGACAAGCATGTACCCCTATCCACCCCATCCACCTATCTAAACTTAGGGTGAGAGAACACTCTTCATGTGAATGTGACATAGGCGTAATAATCTGTGCATTGTTGGCACAACAATTGCCAAAAATCTtagttaattataacaattactttttaaagtcaTGCcatatgaaaactttttaaaattactttaaaattattatttttattcaaattgatttttaaaagcaCTGAGTCATCGAGCGATTACAGGCGGCCATTCAAAAGCGGGTCATGGTCAAACGAAGAGttaaggatattattaatatcatacgaacattttattacatttctgtTTACGTATAtggttataaaaaaaggttcaaACTTGACCCGATTATGAAACAACattatgttatgaaaaatataattttacaaagatTTGGTAATTGTTTCCACAATGTAAATTCACTGCTGTTCTCTTGCGGAGCAGGCTTGGAGCTTGTTCCGCAATGCTGATCTAATGTGGAGTGGTTAGTGGATCCAATGTGGACATGTGATAGAAATTCATCGAATCCAGCTTTTTCCTTAATAACTGAACTGgagatgaattacaaaacataaattgagCATGTAAGAATTCAGAGATGCTTGCTATTCcacaatcattggttaagattagACAggcggttggtgtggttggtagatacttgcctttcacgccgaaggttatgggtttgattcccacccaggacagacatttgtgtgcatgaacatgtctgtttgtcctgagtttgggtgtaattatctatataagtatgtatttacaaaagaaaagtagtatatgaagtaaatcagttgtctggtttccattgtacaagctctgctaagtttgggatcagatggccgtgtaaaaaaaaaaaagatttgcaAAGGCGAACCACCAAGCAAAAATAAGATTCCAattgtaaataacattaatgtttaaatgaaatgaaccaacattattataaacttatatcaacaataataataaactaacaaTTCATTCAaaacacttaataaaaatatacatattaaatttttaattaattaatcaaacaaGCTCAATCATTTATGAGCTTTGTCATAGACATAAcacatagaataaataaattagttaaaattaaaaatcatttttataaaccaTATTGAATGCAAACATCTCTCTATATGGCAAATAATACGGGTTTCAATATTACTCAATACACCTGTGAGATTTTCAACCTTggtgatatatatacatacattataaatttgCAGTTCAAATGCTTCAAATACATATAGAATGAATCATGAGACCTTTAGGCATTGCATCTTGTATTTACTTATGAAAGTGAGTACAATCATTATTACATGTTGCTTaacttaatatgtattataaatgcaaaagcaagtttgtttatttgttatccTTTTACATCGAAACTACtactgaaattttgcatacacattgttgGGGTTATTAAGTACACACAGCACCTAACACTTGCCACCCCCTCCCTTACATAATAAGAACCTAAGCGTACTTTCATTATTTATCGTATTTATCTCTACTTTGCAATTTGTACTTAGACTGTAAAAGTGCctaaaaaaattgtgatttcatattaagttaatttaaaacatatttactataTGATATGTTTAAAAAGTGAGAATTTTGAATTCAATTCCAATTGGAATATCCTATTGAAAGTCATTCTTTAATATTCAatcatatatgtaattaaaaaaattgaaacgcTACTAATTAAAGGAAGTAATCTGTTAAGATGTTGTACAAAAAGATTAATTTTGAAAtccaatattgtaataaattagattcatatttttttatttgtcacagAGTAAGTAATGTCAAAACTTACTTTGTACTAATTGTGCTTATTtgtaactaaattttatttatagcagcAATTCtgttaaaaacatttaagctaaattaattaaaacgacCAAAGTATATATCTGTCTCTTTCACATGTGTACAGTTAAAAATCTCTCATTGCTACCTCAGCAGGACTAAGCCACAGAACCATTTGCCATTTGATaagaatataaacacaaattatgggatcaacagaaaaataaaatctaagagaaaaataaataatggagTCATGGGGAATAactatgatttaatattttttacagttttaaagTAGCATAAGTTTCCTCATTGAAGTTGTTTGTAATGCTGATCATAGAAAATCCCATTGTTAAAAGTTagtcatacatataaataaattaaattgatgtgcgagttaccaaaacaatCTCCAAACAACATAAGCAacctccttttttattttagacttcagtacataatttaatttaaatattttataattatagtttaaatagGCCATATGGACATTAAAAGGCAGATTTTCACAAGctgaaactatataaaataaacatatcaaaCTAGCGAAGTTTTAAATGAGGACACAATAtttgtagtataataataatattggtgaaatttgtttttttttttgtattaaattattatataggtaaCAGTTGTATTGAGCATATatgtgaacatattttttttattttattttattattattaaaaatactgaaCTGAAAATTTCTGTGaagataaaatactttattttcattacatgAAAACTTATCATTGTaggaaaataatatgtatgtacaaataatTACTTCTTATCAGATTAGATATTGCTTATCAGCAGACTAATATTACTACCCATGtatattgtatgaaaaataaatatagattttcgAACTATATTACGCACAAGTACaagagaatttaatttattcttttttttttaatttttcacgaTGTCAATGACATACCACCACAGAACCGAGATATCGATACAATCGATGTATTGTGATACAAGGTCACCTATATAGCCTAATAAAGAGCATACGGGACGAATACACTTAGATATGGTATTACATTGCTCTCAATGATATCAGcactaatttttataatttaatgactCACCCGTCCGGCTGTTTAAATTGGTGTACCGGCCGATGACaatgaaaaagtttatttttcagtaataattttttgattacttaaatggaaattaatattatcgcCGATTTCTATAGGAGCATCATAAATTTTTGAATTTGTAGATAATTCTGTACATGAtctctaaataaaaaaacttatcatAAGAATGTGGGAAAATTACCTTGTCTAAACATTTCAATTCCTCCGTTGGATAAACTGTTTTTTCGCACCTTGCACAAGTTTTATTCATtgtgacaaattaaaaaacacaatcactaaagaaatatgaacaatatttaaCAGACACAACTTTCACGTTACACAAACAAAGTTCAAAATTCACTTGAATTCATAAAAACACTCACGAGCACGATTTTCGTAGCATCCTCGAACGCGCATGCCAAAAAAATGACAAATGGCGGCGGTCAATGTTGCTGTCGCTAGCGCAAAAGCTACCATGTTTCATCAACCATTTTAAATGAATGGGAggaattgttgtttttttttacataatttactaattattttaaatttaaatggtcATTACATAGTTGTTTAGTgcaatatttaagttatttttctaaccattataataaaaaggattattttttaaaatctcaAATCGTATTTAACATtacaatcttatatatatatcagtatttGTGTTAAAAATTGGATCAAAtctaaaaaatttaatgtttgtatCTCATAAAAACGTCTACATCcagataacttttttttactttaaataaaccaTTGAAATTATTGCTCACATTGACACTTGTCACGTTTTAAAACTGACAACGCTTCGTTAAACAGTTGTTTTGAAGTTTGTATCATTTCTGTTAGATTTTTATAGTCATCTTGTTTTTCTTCTTCAATCATTTTAAGTTTGTCTtccattattttaagtttttcttcCGCCAATTCTAATTTGTACTTTAATTCATCTTTTTCTAAAGCTTCATATCCTGTTGGAGTTTCTGATGAAATTGTCTCACTCGGCTTGTTGAATACTACGATTGATGATGGCTTCTTCGTTAAGGATGTTGTTCCAAATGTTACATCGTATTGCTGTTCTTTAGTCAATAATATCTTAGATGTTCTTGATCCTCTTCTAGAACCTTCTTTCAAAGCCTTCAGTTCTTCCTCCAAAGATATCACTTTCCTTTCTAACTTTTTCTTCTTCTCTTTCAGCTTTCTATGCGCTATATCCAATTCTTCCCATTTGTGACGTTCACAATCTAACCTCTCGTTTAGCGTCACAATTAAATccgataacttttttatttcattgtctGTCGCTGTTTTCATCGGAGTAAAGAAAACACTTTGTAATGAACATTCCTCATATCTTAATAACTGAGCTCTCAATTCCTCAATTTTTGTCGCCTTTTCTGATGCTTGTTGTCGAAGAGCGTCAATTTTCGCATCCGTATTTCTGATTAATTTTTGATACTCTCCAATTTCGTTATTCATCTTTGTTATCTTTGATGTATTCTCTTTCAGAATTTCTTGGTAGTAAATTtccaaattttttatttgattctgTAACCGAAACGCAAAACGtttatgaatattgtaaatattatatcgttaattacaaataatcaaaatttatgtTACGATTAGTTATACTAACTCTTTGCTCTGTTATAAGAAGATCATCATGGTTACTTTTCTCAACAAAAGTTTGCATTTTTTGCCTTACAGTTGTCGAATCACACTCTAAATTTCTTATTCGACATCTTGCTCCAtccaatttcttttttaattcttgGTTTTCTTTTCTAAGCATATTTAAATCTTTCATGGCTTGGTCTATATCTTTTTTCCTTTTCATTTCTAATTCCCGAATAAtctgaaatttataatataatattttaccacTAGTAACAATATTTGCATGAAAATTTGCTTGAAATATACAGAAACTCACTTGAGCTTGATCCTTTCTCTTTGATTCTGTCGTGTCTTTATTCTTACCGTTGAGTTTTTCTTCTAGTTCCATATTTTTTGCTTGTAATAAAACAATCTGCTGTGCTCTACCCTTCCAACCGGCTAAATCATTTTGCAATTCTTTTATACTCGTAAATTTATCGCCAAGCTCTTGTTGCAGTATTTTCGTtgctattaatatatcattcttTAATTCAAGATTTCTATTTTTGCTTTCGTACAGTCTTTTATTGACTACAGTAAGCTTATTGTTTAATTCTTTCAATTCGTCCGAATTAACATCGATTGTTTCTTCCTTGCAAAGGCAAGCTTCTAATTTTTCATTCTCTTTATTGATAATATCGAGTTGCATTATTTTTCTTTCGAGCGCAGCATTTTTCGTTTTATAACTTTCAACTTCAGCTACTAAATGTCGGTTCTGCTTGCAGAGCTCTGTTATTTTAGCACTTATTATTCCagcagattttgatgaaattgctGGTCCAGTACTAGATATGATGTCACGTATTCGTTGCTTAAGGTCCAATATAGTTTTATTCAGTTCTTTCATCTCTTCGTCtttcataaatatacatttacgtaGTTCGTTATTTTCACCCGTCGTAatctaagaataaataaatatttagtgtttTGGGTTGGGTTGATGCGTGTAGGTAGTTAAAGTGATAaacaagtaatttttttgtcccttttatttacatttattatgaatgaatgtttgtactttcaagaaataaataaaataattgtgataTACCTTAAGCTGTTCAATTAAATGTGCATTTAGTTCTGGAGgatataaaatatcatcttCGTCTGGTTTATCAAGTGCAGCtaacatttttagtttcatttcaTCCGTCTCATCGATTTTCGCTCCCATTTCAGTTAACTTTTCGTCTTTTACATTGCCTTTAgatctaatttttatatttgaagataCTTTTTTGCTATCCATTTTAAATTTCCTATCATTTCATTTGAAAAGTATTGATTATATGTCagtttagattttattaacaaaaaatatttggtgTAAAACAACctcttttgaaaatatttttttttttttcatatgacaTACTAAGACGGGTAAAGGAtttccttataataaatattaggatTTTTTAGCCACATTACTAttaggtaaataatttaaaacaaataagatattaattttacaataattcgatatgtatttaaattaatagcgatatttctatgttaccaacctacaaaaacatataattgaATCTGACAATTGACGGCTGGTGACAATCAGCTGTCGTAAATTCAttgattatttttcatattgcgttaaaaatattgaaaaaaaaacttaaattttcttGCAGTCTGAAATCGTCAAACCATCCTTATGGGCAGTATCTGACTGTTCAGTTCTTCAAATTTAATTCCTTGTCCTAACAGGATTCAGGTAcgaatgaaattaatttgtccttgcataaaaataatgtctcATTTCTTATCATTTTGTTATgcaaacaaaacattttcacGCTTAATTATAGACGTaacaattcattatttaatcatttacctatttattgattatactatttaaatttatgttcatttatatatgtttttaattgctTAGTTTCAGACAAAATGCCTGGCACGAATCTTATAGTACCTGTTGTACTATGGGGTAAACATGCACCTACTCACTGTATATCGTCAGTATACTTATCGAGAGACCAGAAAACGTTAGTAACAGGTTGTTACGATGGTCAAATATGTATTTGGCAAGTAGAACCCGAGACCTTAAAGATGACACCTCGTTGCCTTCTTGTTGGGCACACTGCGCCTGTCACATGTTTATCCAGAGCCTCTATTATCCAGGTAAATGATAAgaccatattattattatttttttgttgtcttaaaataatcctttacttacataattaattCAGATTTGATTAGAAGgtataggtaataataataataacaatttaaatatactatccAAATATTCAATTATGTAATCTtgctttaatgttattatttaacatagcGAAAACATgacaattaacatttatttcttccaatccaaaaaaaatattattttttccaatATTTAGTTCaccattaaaaaagtttttttataaaacacttcTAGAATATACAGAAGTCCTTAATTGTATAAATGTCATCTTCTagaagttttataatatgctatataatttttatttaagtattttttacatatctTTAAAAACGCTGTTGTTTAAATGTTGACTGAACCAATGAATTTTGTTTATGGGGAAATCACATTTAAGGTCCTAaagtataatattcaaaataaattatgcaaACTATACCATTTTTAGAGgtcttaaatatagtttttttagcattatagaatttataaataagaaaatttatgtTCTAGGATAACAACTTCATAGTAAGCTCTTCCGAAGCTGGTGAGATGTGTACTTGGGATCTTGTGGATGGGAAATGCAGGGAGAGTGTCAAGTTAACGCAAGTCCATACAAATATTCAGGTATTAATGTCAAAATATCAGttgaaattcataaatattattatttaattattttagagcAGTAcctattaaaagaataaaactaattaaaatagctTATATCGGTAACTTAACATTAAtcgacaagattttttttttttttatatatgtccgggatggcaaatgactctactccacctgatggtaagtggtagtagagtccaaatgcgacgacggccagtacagtcgggaagaatgttctgtactagccgtcaccgctttgccggcccgcaagatgcctcttcacgcctcgtttgaaggaacccgggttgtaagaggaggggaacacgtgagctggtaaggaattccattttttggtagtgcgtcaaagaaaggagttgccaaatttctttgtgcgcgatggaattgatgtcacagttaggcggtgacatcgagaaccagctcgcgtggacttaagaaggaagggggaagcaggaattagagagaataattcctcagagcactcgccgtgatacagtcgatagaaagcgctcagtgctgctatctcgcgacgcaattgtaaaggttcaagggtgtttgtgacctttacgtcgccaataatgcgtactgcacgtcgctgcaaccggtccaaggtctccagtaggtacttagcggagccatcccaaaggtgcgagcaatattcaacgcaagaccgtacctgtgttttgtataacaggcacagttgttgcggcgtgaaaaaacgccgcaccttgttcagaactccgagttttcgtgaagctgtttttataatagcctcgatgtaatcctttggactaaggtcgcagcgaacgtacatccccagcatggcgattttgctttgtatcatcagcggtatgccacagagggagggatgagggtaaaatggtgactttttcgctgtgagagcgcatacctgtgttttcttggcattaaactcaacaagattatcagaaccctatttggcaatgagctctaacgtcctatcgagttcaatgacaagattcttccacctctcctcagtttccgcccgcccagccactgcgcgtccgtggtatccaccatgcactgtactatcatctgcatagcaatgtatgttcccaagggagagcatatcattgatatgcaaaagaaagagtgtgggagatagcacagatccctgggggaccccagcattcactacatagaattgtgaagtgcaaccatctactaaaacacgaaggctaagcttgtgtaggaagctggcaatcaaggtgcatagctgagcaggcagaccatatgccggtagcttggagagaagacttctgtgccagaccctgtcgaaagccttggagatatcgaggctgacagccaacgattctccatgcttgtcgatagcttcaccccagaggtgtgttacgtacgctagaagatcacccgtggaccgttttggtcgaaacccgtactgacgatcattaattagacagtgatcttctaggtaatggatcagttggttgtttagaatccgttccatcaccttacaaagtactgaggtgatagctattggtcgataatttgccgggtcagaccgatccccttttttaaGATTTAGACAGGAGCATTTTTTTAAGAGTAAGAGGATTACCCCCGTGTCAGAACACTCTGCCTTAAAAACAGtttcattacaaataaatataaacacgtCAACATTTTTTAGTAACATAATTAGTAAATACTGGAAAAGGTAAAAGTATTCAGCAGACTATTTAAccaaattaatatcttaaatctttaaaatcttctgttttcatataaatgttttttatttaatttttttatgggccagttggcgtggttggtagatacttgcctttcacgccgaaggttgtgggttggattcctacctaggacagacaattgtgtgcatgaacatgtctgtttgtctcaagtctgggtgtaattatctatataagtgtgcttacaaaagaaaaatattatatgtagtatatcagttatctggttttcatagttacaagctctgcttagtttgggatcagatggctgtgtgtgaataatgtcccagaatattatgattataattaagttacttGTTCAGTTTGTTCAGAAAACTCATActcaatatcatatattgtacataatgattataaaacattgaaatgtTGGCATTGTGATATTAGTAAAATCGGACTTAATATCATGATTTGGATTACCAGGTGTCCGGCATATGTGGTCATTTCTGGATCCTCATAGTTCAAGTTGAAGGGCGATCTCAGCacaaaaaattgtaaagaaataaagtacgttgtcatttttaaaataccatattaattattaattaatgtactaTCAGGAATCAGAAgtgatcata
Coding sequences:
- the LOC126779013 gene encoding coiled-coil domain-containing protein 13, yielding MDSKKVSSNIKIRSKGNVKDEKLTEMGAKIDETDEMKLKMLAALDKPDEDDILYPPELNAHLIEQLKITTGENNELRKCIFMKDEEMKELNKTILDLKQRIRDIISSTGPAISSKSAGIISAKITELCKQNRHLVAEVESYKTKNAALERKIMQLDIINKENEKLEACLCKEETIDVNSDELKELNNKLTVVNKRLYESKNRNLELKNDILIATKILQQELGDKFTSIKELQNDLAGWKGRAQQIVLLQAKNMELEEKLNGKNKDTTESKRKDQAQIIRELEMKRKKDIDQAMKDLNMLRKENQELKKKLDGARCRIRNLECDSTTVRQKMQTFVEKSNHDDLLITEQRNQIKNLEIYYQEILKENTSKITKMNNEIGEYQKLIRNTDAKIDALRQQASEKATKIEELRAQLLRYEECSLQSVFFTPMKTATDNEIKKLSDLIVTLNERLDCERHKWEELDIAHRKLKEKKKKLERKVISLEEELKALKEGSRRGSRTSKILLTKEQQYDVTFGTTSLTKKPSSIVVFNKPSETISSETPTGYEALEKDELKYKLELAEEKLKIMEDKLKMIEEEKQDDYKNLTEMIQTSKQLFNEALSVLKRDKCQCEQ